The segment TCGGCGTACCAGAAGCCGCCGGTCTCGAAGAGCGACGAGGCGACGGGGCCGGAGCGGAAGAGCAGATATTGCAGGCCGGCCCAGAGCGTACGATGCAGCTTGGCGACATTGTCATAGGTGTGGTCGCCGGTGCATTCCGAAATGACGAAAAGATCGAGGTGGTCCTGCAGATTGCCGCCGACACCGGGAAGATCATGCGCCACAGGCACACCGACCGAGGTCAGATGATCGGCCGGGCCGATGCCTGATTGCAGCAGCAGCTTTGGCGAGCCGATGGCGCCGGAGGAGACCAGCACTTCCCGCCCAGCCCTGATAATCTCGACGCCCTTGTCCGTCGCCACTTCGACGCCGACAGCGCGACGGCCTTCGAGCACGATGCGCGCCACCCGCGCGCCGGTTCGGATCGTCAGGTTCTTCCGATCCTTGATCGGCGAAAGATAGGCAAGCGAAGCCGACGACCGGCGGCGATTACGCTGCGTCAACTGATAGAAGCCCACACCCGCCTGCTGTCTGCCGTTGAAATCGTGGTTGTAGGGAATGCCGAGCTCCTGGCCGGCGCGGATATAGGCGTCGCAGATCGGCAGCGCTGAGACCGGCATGGAAACGCCGAGCGGCCCGCCATAGGAATGATAGTCATCGGCAAAACGCTGGTTGTCTTCGGCACGCTTGAAGTAGGGTAGCACGCTGCGATAGTCCCAGCCTTCGCAACCATTCTCGCACGCCCAGAGATCGTAGTCGGCCGCATTGCCGCGCGTATAAAGCTGCGCATTGATCGAGGAGCCGCCGCCGATCACCTTGGCCTGCGTATAGCGCAACACGCGACCTTTCATATGCCTCTGCGGAACCGTCTCCCAGCCCCAGCTCGCCACGCCCTTGGTCATCTTGGCAAAGCCGGCCGGCATATGAAACAACGGATTCCAGTCACCACCGCCGGCTTCCAGCAAGAGGACTTTCACCGAAGGGTCCTCGCTCAGGCGGTTGGCGAGTACGCAGCCCGCTGGTCCAGCGCCGGTGATGATGTAGTCGTAGGTCATTCCCCGTCCTCAAATTGAATAGGTTTCCCGGCACGAGGTCGCGTTCCCCCTTCTCCCCTTGGGGAGAAGGTGCCCGCCCATCGACAAGCTCAGGAGGGCGGATTAGGGAAGTGGCGCGGCATACTCATTACGGTGCAACGCCCCCTCACCCGGCGCTTACGCGCCACCCTCTCCCCGATGGGGCGAGGGTAAGTCCCTCACAATCTCCCAATACCCAGCCCGCCATCCGCGGAAATCACCGATCCCGTGGCAAAGCCGAAACCGCCTTTGGCCAGCGCCGCGACGATGCTGCCGACATCATTAGCCTCGCCCCAGCGCTTCATCGGCACCAGCCCGCTGTCTATCAATGCGTCGTATTTCTCCGACACCTGCGCCGTCATGTCGGTACGGATGATGCCGGGGCGGACCTCGAAGACGGCAATACCGGTCTCTGCCAGCCGCAGCGCCAGCCCCTGCGAGAAAGTCGAAAGGCCGGCCTTGCTGATGCAGTAATCCAGCCGCTCCGGTGAACTTAGCGCTGCCGAGACAGAGGTGATGTTGATCACCGAACGCGGCGTCGGCGACATCTTTGCTGCGAGCATCGAACGAACGACGGCCTGGGTGAAAAACACCGTACCCCGCAGATTGACATCGATGATCCGATCGAAATTCTCCGGCGCCAACTCCAGGAAATCGCCGCGCACGACAGGGCTGATGCCGGCATTGTTGACGAGGCAATCGATCTCGCCCAAAGCCGCCCCGATCGCTTCGACGGTTGCCACGTGCCCCGAGAGATCGGCAAGATCCGACGGCAAATAGATCGCCTGCCCGCCGCTCGCCTTCAATTCCGCGAGCTCCGCCAGTGGCGGCTCCGTCTCGACGCCGGTGATCGTCAGATCGAAGCCGCTCCTGGCCAGCGCCTGCGCAATGCCGAAACCAATCCCCTTGCGGCCGCCGGTGACGACGGCGACCGGGCGCCTTGCCTTCATGACCGAAGCTCCTCCCGCACGATATGATCGGCGACGCGCAGCGCTTGAGCGGCTACCGTCAGCGCCGGATTGACCGCCGCCGAAGTCGGCAGAAAGCTGGCGTCGACAACGAACAGATTGGGATGATCGAAGGCCCTGCAGAAAATATCGAGCGGCGCCTCCGAGCCATCATTGCCGATCTTGACCGTGCCGCATTGATGCGACGGCGTGCGCTTGTCGAAGGGACGCGACAGCACGATCGGGAAACCGGCCTTGCGCAGTACGCCCTTCAGCTTTCTCACCAGATCGAGATGCGCCTGCCAATTGGTGCGCACCCATTGCAGCACAATCCGGTCGCCTTCGACCATGATCCGGCTTTCCGGCGACGGCAGATCCTCGCTCATGGCATAGAAATCGATGGCATGGGCGGAAAGCCTGTGCAGCAACCATTCCGGCACGGTCGGCATGTTCGCCTTGAGGATCGTGCCGGAAACACGCCCCAAAAGCTGGACATTGCCGAGCGGCGGTCCGCCTTCGCCATCCGAAAGATAGAAGTCGTTGAAGCCGAAGGTCTTCTGATAGATCGAATCGTTCCGATACCAGGGCGAAATCGCCAGCACGGCGGAGGAATTGTGGTTCATGAAGTTGCGGCCGACCTGATCCGAGCGATTGGCAAGCCCGCGCCGATTGGCATCGTCAGCCGATCGAAGCAGCAGCACCGCCGACTGCACCGCCCCGGCGGCAAGGATGACCAGCTTCGGCCGCACGATATGCGCCTCCCCATAGGAGGAATAATGCACCGCCGCGATTGCCCGGCCGTCACCTGCGGTTTGAAGCCGGGTGACGCGTGCGCCGGTCTTTAACTTGACGTTTGGATATTGCAGAGCCTTGGCAAGCGCCACGGTCTCCGCGTCCATCTTGCCGTCGGCGCTGTTCGGATGGGCGTCCCATGGCGTGCGGCCCTTGAGCAGCCACTTGTCGATATCGACACCCAACGGCAGCGGATGCGGATGCATGCCATTTTCCTTCAGCCGTTTGCGGACACTGGCGATCGCCGGCTCGTCGGGTACCGGTGGAAACGGATAGGGCCGCGAATGCGGCGGTTCCCATGGGTCATCGCCAAGGCTGCCGCGGACCTGATAGAGCTGTTCCGCCTCGCTATACCAGGGCTCCAGCTCCTCATAGGAAAAGGGCCAGGCCGGTGATACGCCGTCCAGATGCCGCATCTCCTCGAAATCCTCGCGCCGGTAGCGGATCAGCACCGCGCCATAGAATTTCGAATTGCCACCGACATTGTAATAGTTGCCGGGATTGAACCCCTTGCCGCCCTTCTCGTACCAGGTCTCTTTCGGGCGGAAATGACCGCGCACGAAGATCGCCCGCTGGTCGCGGTTTTCCGGCCGGTCCTCCAATCTCTCGCCGGCCTCGAGGATCAGTATGTTGGCGCCCGAGGCGGCAAGGCCGGAAGCAACGGTCGAGCCGCCGATCCCCGAGCCGATGATGACGATATCCGGTTCTTCCATGCCGCTGCTCATCCTATCCGAATTTGGCTCTGCGGATCGAAGAACACCGCCTTGTCGAGGTTGAAGGCAAGGCGCGTCGTCTGGCCGGCAGCGATGCGAGCGTCGGCGCGCAGCCGCGCCACGACGGATTTGCCGCCGAGACGGATGATCGCGAAAGTGTCCGAACCCGCCGGCTCGACGACCTCGATCAGGCAGTCACCCTCGGCAAGCGAATGGGCATTGCGGTCCGCACCGTCAAGGTCGGTCAATGCCTCCGGCCGGATGCCGAAGATCACATCCCTGCCCGCATGGGCACCGAGAGCAGCGCCGCTGCCGTTGACCGGCAGCTTCAGGGGGGCGGCACCGTTCGGCCGGTCGAGCGACACCTGCAATCCCGTCGGCCCGCTCTCGACCGTCGCCGTCAGCAGGTTCATGGCGGGCGAGCCCATGAAGTCCGCGACAAACGTATTGGCGGGGTGGTTATAGATTTCCGCCGGCGTTCCGAATTGCTGCAACACACCGTCCTTCAAGACGGCGATCTTGGTCGCCAGCGTCATCGCCTCGATCTGGTCATGTGTCACGTAGACGATCGTCGTCTTCATACGCTGATGCAGGCGCTTGATCTCGGTGCGCATGTCGACGCGCAGCTTGGCATCGAGGTTGGAGAGTGGCTCATCGAAGAGGAAAACCTGCGGATCACGCACCAGCGCCCGGCCCATGGCGACGCGCTGGCGCTGGCCGCCGGAAAGCTGGCTGGGCTTGCGGTCGAGCAGATGCCCAATCTGCAGCATGTCGGCCACTTGCTTGATCGCCTTCTCGCGTTCTTCCTTCGGAACTTTGCGGATTTCCATGCCGAAGGCGATATTGCCGGCAACCGTCATGTTCGGATAGAGCGCATAGGATTGGAACACCATGGCGATGTCGCGTTGCGATGGCGGCAGGCCGTTGACCGAGCGGCCGGCAATGGCGATGTCGCCAGAAGTGATCGGCTCCAGCCCGGCGATGGTGTTGAGCAGGGTGGACTTGCCCCAGCCGGACGGGCCGACGAGCACGAGAAACCCGCCCTTTTCGATCTCGATATTGATGTCCTTCAGGATCTCGAGCGATCCGTAGGATTTGCGCAGATTGGTGATTTTCAGGAAGGACATGGTCTTATCCCTTGACGGCGCCGGACATCAGGCCGCGGACGAAAAACCGGCCGGAGACGATGTAGACGATGAGGGTTGGCAGGGCCGCGAGGATTGCGCCCGCGAAGTGGACATTGTATTCCTTGACGCCAGTCGATGAGCTGACGAGATTGTTGAGCGCAACCGTCATCGGCGTCGAATAGGGTCCGGAGAACGAAGCTCCAAACAGGAAGTCGTTCCAGATATTGGTGAACTGCCAGATGACGGAGACGACGATGATCGGCCCGGAGGACGGCAGCAGGATACGCCGGAAAATCTGGAAGAAGCTGGCCCCGTCGATCTGCGCGGCACGCACCAGCTCGGTCGGAAACGCCTCATAATAATTGCGGAAATAAAGCGTGGTGAAGCCGAGGCCGTAGACGATATGGACGAGGATCAGTCCCCAGATGGTTCCGGCAATGCCGAAGAATCCGAGGATGCGCGCCATCGGGATCAGCACGATCTGGAACGGGATGAAG is part of the Rhizobium sp. CB3090 genome and harbors:
- a CDS encoding GMC family oxidoreductase N-terminal domain-containing protein; protein product: MTYDYIITGAGPAGCVLANRLSEDPSVKVLLLEAGGGDWNPLFHMPAGFAKMTKGVASWGWETVPQRHMKGRVLRYTQAKVIGGGSSINAQLYTRGNAADYDLWACENGCEGWDYRSVLPYFKRAEDNQRFADDYHSYGGPLGVSMPVSALPICDAYIRAGQELGIPYNHDFNGRQQAGVGFYQLTQRNRRRSSASLAYLSPIKDRKNLTIRTGARVARIVLEGRRAVGVEVATDKGVEIIRAGREVLVSSGAIGSPKLLLQSGIGPADHLTSVGVPVAHDLPGVGGNLQDHLDLFVISECTGDHTYDNVAKLHRTLWAGLQYLLFRSGPVASSLFETGGFWYADPDARSPDIQFHLGLGSGIEAGVARLKNAGVTLNSAYLHPRSRGTVRLSSSDPSAAPLIDPNYWSDPHDVKMSLEGLRIAREIMSQDALKPFVLAERLPGGKLTTEEQLFDYGCANAKTDHHPVGTCKMGTDAMAVVDLELKVRGLEGLRVCDSSVMPRVPSCNTNGPTIMVGEKGADIIRNRDPLPPAIFSWERNDTRPRARAEVR
- a CDS encoding 3-ketoacyl-ACP reductase; protein product: MKARRPVAVVTGGRKGIGFGIAQALARSGFDLTITGVETEPPLAELAELKASGGQAIYLPSDLADLSGHVATVEAIGAALGEIDCLVNNAGISPVVRGDFLELAPENFDRIIDVNLRGTVFFTQAVVRSMLAAKMSPTPRSVINITSVSAALSSPERLDYCISKAGLSTFSQGLALRLAETGIAVFEVRPGIIRTDMTAQVSEKYDALIDSGLVPMKRWGEANDVGSIVAALAKGGFGFATGSVISADGGLGIGRL
- a CDS encoding GMC family oxidoreductase; translation: MSSGMEEPDIVIIGSGIGGSTVASGLAASGANILILEAGERLEDRPENRDQRAIFVRGHFRPKETWYEKGGKGFNPGNYYNVGGNSKFYGAVLIRYRREDFEEMRHLDGVSPAWPFSYEELEPWYSEAEQLYQVRGSLGDDPWEPPHSRPYPFPPVPDEPAIASVRKRLKENGMHPHPLPLGVDIDKWLLKGRTPWDAHPNSADGKMDAETVALAKALQYPNVKLKTGARVTRLQTAGDGRAIAAVHYSSYGEAHIVRPKLVILAAGAVQSAVLLLRSADDANRRGLANRSDQVGRNFMNHNSSAVLAISPWYRNDSIYQKTFGFNDFYLSDGEGGPPLGNVQLLGRVSGTILKANMPTVPEWLLHRLSAHAIDFYAMSEDLPSPESRIMVEGDRIVLQWVRTNWQAHLDLVRKLKGVLRKAGFPIVLSRPFDKRTPSHQCGTVKIGNDGSEAPLDIFCRAFDHPNLFVVDASFLPTSAAVNPALTVAAQALRVADHIVREELRS
- the ugpC gene encoding sn-glycerol-3-phosphate ABC transporter ATP-binding protein UgpC; the protein is MSFLKITNLRKSYGSLEILKDINIEIEKGGFLVLVGPSGWGKSTLLNTIAGLEPITSGDIAIAGRSVNGLPPSQRDIAMVFQSYALYPNMTVAGNIAFGMEIRKVPKEEREKAIKQVADMLQIGHLLDRKPSQLSGGQRQRVAMGRALVRDPQVFLFDEPLSNLDAKLRVDMRTEIKRLHQRMKTTIVYVTHDQIEAMTLATKIAVLKDGVLQQFGTPAEIYNHPANTFVADFMGSPAMNLLTATVESGPTGLQVSLDRPNGAAPLKLPVNGSGAALGAHAGRDVIFGIRPEALTDLDGADRNAHSLAEGDCLIEVVEPAGSDTFAIIRLGGKSVVARLRADARIAAGQTTRLAFNLDKAVFFDPQSQIRIG
- a CDS encoding carbohydrate ABC transporter permease translates to MSRPNPQNAISHGKLTRGLIYAALILFAVYYLLPLYVMLVNSFKPLEEIRQGGMLNLPQTWTIQPWISAWSTAQIGVQPTGLRPFFINSILMVVPAVAISTMVGALNGYVLTKWRFRGAEIFFGMLLLSCFIPFQIVLIPMARILGFFGIAGTIWGLILVHIVYGLGFTTLYFRNYYEAFPTELVRAAQIDGASFFQIFRRILLPSSGPIIVVSVIWQFTNIWNDFLFGASFSGPYSTPMTVALNNLVSSSTGVKEYNVHFAGAILAALPTLIVYIVSGRFFVRGLMSGAVKG